In Procambarus clarkii isolate CNS0578487 chromosome 25, FALCON_Pclarkii_2.0, whole genome shotgun sequence, the following proteins share a genomic window:
- the LOC138368570 gene encoding zinc finger protein 470-like, translating into MKTYQCSQCGKVFNRLGNMRRHLLVHLGDKAHECPECGKRFSQFGHMKTHMLVHSGKRPYECPECAKRFSRPGHVKTHMLMHLGVRLHECPECKKRFSRPDIMKSHMLVHSGDKPHECPECGKRFRQLGDMKKHRMLHADERPFQCAECGKKFRERGNIIKHLLVHSGDKPHECPVCEKRFSQLGSMKSHMFVHSDAKPHECPECEMRFSQLRGIKRHMLVHSGAKPYECPECGMRFRLLGGMKRHMLVHSGDKPHECPECAKPHECPECAKRFSRLEHVERHMIVHSGNRPHECPKCEKKFSRPEIIKSHMLVHSGDKPHECPECGKRFKRLGDMKKHRMLHADERPFQCAECGKKFRERGKIIMHMLVHTGDKPHECPECGKRFSQHGHMKKHKMIHADDRLKTLSAEGN; encoded by the exons ATGAAGACttaccagtgttcacagtgtggAAAGGTATTCAATCGTCTTGGAAATATGAGGAGGCACTTGTTAGTGCATTTGGGTGACAAAGCCCATGAGTGTCCAGAAtgcgggaagagattcagtcaatttGGAcacatgaagactcacatgttagtacattcggGTAAAAGaccttatgagtgtccagagtgtgcgaagagattcagtcgtcctgGACATGTAAAGACTCACATGTTAATGCATTTGGGTGTCagacttcatgagtgtccagagtgtaagAAAAGATTTAGTCGTCCTGACATTATGAAGtctcatatgttagtgcattcaggtgacaaacctcatgaatgtccagaatgtggaaagagattcaggcAGCTTGGAGACATGAAGAAGCACAGGATGTTGCATgctgatgagagaccttttcaatgtgctgagtgtggcaaaaaatttagagaacgtgggaaTATAATAAAGCacttgttagtacattcaggtgataagcctcacgagtgtccagtatgtgagaagagattcagtcagcttggaagtatgaagtCACACATGTTTGTGCATTCAGATgcaaaacctcatgagtgtccagagtgtgagatGAGATTCAGTCAGCTTCGAGGTAtaaagcgtcacatgttagtgcattccggTGCAaaaccttatgagtgtccagagtgtggaatgaGATTCCGTCTGCTTGGGggtatgaagcgtcacatgttagtgcattcgggtgacaaaccacatgaatgtccagaat gtgctaaacctcatgagtgtccagagtgtgcgaagagattcagtcgtcttgaacATGTGGAAAGACACATGATAGTGCATTCGGGTAacagacctcatgagtgtccaaagTGTGAGAAAAAATTCAGTCGTCCTGAAATTATAAAGtctcatatgttagtgcattcaggtgataaacctcatgagtgtccagaatgtggaAAGAGATTCAAGAGGCTTGGAGATATGAAGAAGCACAGGATGTTGCATgctgatgagagaccttttcagtgTGCTGAGTGtgggaaaaaatttagagaacggggAAAAATAATAATGCACATGTTAGTACATACAGGTGACAAAccccacgagtgtccagagtgtggaaagagattcagtcagcatggacatatgaagaaGCACAAGATGATACACGCAGATGATAGACTAAAGACATTGAGTGcggaaggtaattaa